The Halorientalis sp. IM1011 genome window below encodes:
- a CDS encoding site-specific integrase, with protein MSDDLEPLSPFKAVDLYLKHRESELSEKSLSNQRYRLDSFVEWCEKNDVDNLNDLTGRDLHHYRTWKGQDVNAVTLRGILATLRKFLEFCASIDAVESGMRERVMLPELDEQEASRDIQLSEDRANEILDYLDDFAYASRDHVIVAILWHTGIRLGTLRAIDLDDWFSDEQALQIRHRPETETPLKNGKAAERQIAVGEYYTQVIDDYVEYHRYDVVDNHGRRPLISSEFGRLTAAPIRRTLYDWTRPCVLGKECPHDKDPDSCDAANYRESWTECPSSRSPHAVRRGSITWHLREGAPEEVVSDRMNASREVLEEHYDERSERERMQLRRELLDEVNDSRSD; from the coding sequence ATGAGTGACGACCTGGAGCCGCTTTCGCCGTTCAAAGCCGTCGACCTGTACCTGAAGCACCGGGAGTCGGAACTCTCGGAGAAGAGCCTCAGCAACCAGCGCTACCGACTCGACTCTTTCGTCGAGTGGTGCGAGAAGAACGACGTCGACAATCTGAACGACCTGACCGGCCGCGACCTCCACCACTACCGAACCTGGAAGGGACAGGACGTGAACGCCGTGACGCTCCGCGGCATTCTGGCGACACTCCGGAAGTTCCTGGAGTTCTGTGCCAGCATCGACGCCGTCGAGTCTGGGATGCGCGAGCGAGTGATGCTTCCCGAACTCGACGAACAGGAGGCCAGTCGAGACATCCAGCTCTCCGAGGATCGGGCGAACGAAATTCTGGACTATCTCGACGACTTCGCCTACGCCAGTCGCGACCACGTGATCGTGGCGATCCTGTGGCATACGGGAATTCGGTTGGGGACGCTCCGCGCAATCGACCTGGACGACTGGTTCTCGGACGAGCAAGCGCTACAGATTCGCCATCGACCGGAGACGGAAACGCCGCTGAAGAACGGGAAAGCAGCGGAACGGCAGATCGCCGTCGGCGAGTACTACACGCAGGTTATCGACGACTACGTCGAATACCATCGCTACGACGTCGTCGACAATCACGGTCGGCGTCCGCTGATCTCCAGTGAGTTCGGCCGGCTGACCGCGGCTCCCATCCGACGGACGCTCTACGACTGGACCCGGCCCTGCGTTCTCGGCAAGGAGTGCCCGCACGACAAAGATCCAGACTCGTGTGATGCAGCGAACTACCGGGAGAGTTGGACCGAATGCCCGTCGTCGCGGTCGCCCCACGCCGTCCGTCGGGGCTCGATCACCTGGCACCTCCGCGAAGGTGCGCCCGAAGAGGTCGTCAGTGATCGGATGAACGCGAGCCGCGAGGTCCTCGAGGAACACTACGACGAGCGCTCGGAGCGCGAGCGGATGCAGCTGCGTCGCGAGCTTCTCGACGAGGTCAACGATTCACGATCCGACTAA